The genomic stretch TGTATTCATGGGGGGACTGGTGATGTTTTTCCGTTTCCTGCAGCCGGAAAAATTCATCGGAGAGGAGATACCGGAACACCTCATCCAGCAATACGTTGAAAACCTCAAGGTGCCGGCCTACTGGTTCCTTCCAAGCACATGGACCGCCAGGGGGATTGAAGCAGGGATAAGGATGAATTTTGACGACATGGCGCTTTGGACTGTTGTGTCATGGCTAGCAGCAATAGCCATTACCCTTTTCAATATCACGATAGTGTCTAAAACATACTACAAGGGGTGGGCAATATCCCACGCAGGGAGAGGGACGCAAACCGCCAAACCGAAAAGGGAGTTCTATCGGGTACTGGAATCGTTCTTCAAATTCCTCCCATCCCCCCTCAAGGCGGTGTTGCTTAAGGACTTGAGGGTATTCTTCCGCGATCCGGCCCAGTGGTCGCAGATTTTCATGCTCTTGGCGCTTGTCATAGTCTACATATTCAATATAAGGAGCCTCCCCATGGATACGCTCTTCATAAAGAATTTTGTCTCCGTCATGAATATCGCCCTTTCAGGGGTGGTGATCGCCGCGGTCGGCGTTCGCTTTGTCTTCACCACCACCTCCGTAGAGGGGGCCTCGTTCTGGCTTTTGAAATCGGGACCTATCGATTTCGGCCAATTCCTCTGGGGAAAATTTTTCTTTTACCTCATCCCTCTACTCATCCTTTCTGAAACATTGATAGTCCTCTCCAATCTTTTTCTCGATGTCGACAGCTATCTGATGATGTTGTCCGCCGGAGGGATTTTCCTTATAACCATCGGCTTGACCGGCCTGGGTGTAGGGCTTGGCGCACTCTATCCGGTGTTCAGGTACGAAAACATAGCCGAGCTAGCCACTTCGACGGGAGCTATCTACTACATGCTTATAAGCCTCTGCTATATAGTCGCTGAGGTGATGCTCGGAGCAAGACCGATATGGGCTTATTTTTCAGAAAAGTTCCTCGCAAAGGAGGTTGGAGGGGTGGAAATATATATCTTCTTTGCTATCGCGGCCCTCCTTACGATTGCCGTCACAACGATTCCGATAAGAATGGGGATAAGGTCGCTAAACCGGGATCAGGCCATCTTCTGATCTCTATTTTATGGGCCTTCTGTCTTGTTTTATTACATCTCTTATTACTTGTAACACTTATGTGCGCCTTTTATATTGTCATATTTATTGACATTTTATTTTCCAATTGCTATATTAAAACCAAGGATAAAAAAGAGGATTAGTCGGAACTATTTTTCCAAATGTAACTGAACTTTCCGAGAGGTGAAAATTGGCAATCACGAAAAATTCTGCAAGTCTCATGGAATTCGTAGCCCATTGTCTGCATAACGCCGAATCGGTCAAAATCGAACTGGATGAGAACCTGTATAGCGGCACTGTTGAAAGATGGAAAATCGGTCAATTTATAGTTTTTAAAACCAGCAATATCGACAATTCTCTGGTTGGCATACCTGCCGGATTTTCAGGGCTGAAGCTGAAGGTCATCGGCAAGAGCGGCGCCGTTCGAAACTTCACTACCAAAATATTGAAAAAGAAACTCCCGCTGATCATGCTCAGCTTCCCAGCCAGTGAAATAGAAAAGGTAGACAGGGAATTTGAACGGGTGTATGTCCAGCTCGACACTCCGGTTATATTGACCAAAAGAATTGGAGATATTCTCCCTGATGAAACAACGCATGTCGGCACCATCACAAACATAAGCAAGGGGGGGTGCGCAATCTCAACTCAGCTAGGACTGCATAAGGGGGATAAAATAAACTTCTTTATGGAAGTTTCCAGCACATCCGGCAAGAAGAGTCTCGACCTTTTGGGCATTGTGCGCGGAGTTCAAAAGTACGATAACGGCACCGCCTCATATGGCATCGAATACCAAAAGCTGAACCGCGAAACTAAAAATGAAATCGACACATTCATGGACAGAAGATTGGGGATGCTTTCGCAAAACATCATCAGTTCCGAAGAAGCCGGGGTCCTGGAAAAATTGAAAGCACTGCATCAAAAGGAGCTTGAACAGATGATCGAGCCGGAATTTCATATTAGAAAATAATCTGCTCAGCGAAACATAACCACATCTTCGTTGCTGCTTCCCGCGCAACCGTGGATCAGCAACCCCTCCCACTGCGAAATGTTGCACTAATTAATTTTTTCTAATACACTTTACCCGGTTGGTTACTGCCTTGCCTGTTCCCTTTATCGAAATTACAGAAGTTGGTGGCAAAAATGGGAAGAAAAACCCGCCGGTATTCACTGCCGGTTTTAGTTGGTTCGCTGTTGATAACATTCGCGATATCCCTCTTCACCCGCCACCACATTATCACCGAGGCGGCCGACAAATATGACGCCGAAGTCAAAGAATCCCTATCATCCATAGAGGAGAGGCTGAACATATATATGGAGGTTATCCGCGGCGCACGCGCCCTATATGACGCTGACAACAGCGTAAGCAGGGGGGAATGGAACCGGTATTACAACTCGATCGAAATTTCAAAACGGTATCCGGGAATCCGGGCAATACAATTATCCAGATTCATCCGTCACGCGGATAAGGAAAAGTTCATTCAACGGGTGAAGAGCGACAGAAGCGTGAAAGCGGAAGGGTATCCAGATTTCAAAATCGAGCCTGCCGGCGAGAGGGAATATTATGTCGTCGTAGACTACAACGAACCGTTTGAGCAAAACGCGCTGGCTCATGGGTTTGACGCCGCGTACGGGCAAGAAAGGAAACCGGTTATTGAAGCTGCCCGGGACACCGGCGCGATGACCCTGACTGGAAAACTTGATCTCCTTTATGGAATACCAGGTCTCGTAATGCATTTTCCAATATACAAAAATGAACTCCCCCGAAACAGCGTTTCAGAGAGAAGAGAAGCTCTTGAAGGATTTGTGTCGGGTGTTTTCAACATCTCTGATCTGATGAAAGGGATGCTTGGAAACCGTCTGGAGAGGAAGATTCACTTTCAGCTGTTCGACCTAGGCCCCGCCAATGCCAACAAAGAACAGCCTGGTGAAAGCGGCAAAATATTGCTGTACAGCAATGGGGAAGAAGCCGGATACCAAAACAGCTCCGATTTTGAAAAGCTTGTATTCACAAACACAATGGAGATCGGCGGGAGAACATGGCAATCGGTTTTCCAGCCGAAGGAAGACCTCTCCCCGAATTTCTACACAAACTCGGCCTTGCTGGTGCTTATTGGCGGGGTATTCATCAGCATGCTTCTTTACATGTTTGTCGAATCCCTTGAAAAGAAGGGGGTGGCGGAGGCGCTTTCAGTATTGTCGGAAAAGCGTTTTTATGACATCGTTGAGAACTCCAACGAAATGATATGGGAATTGGATGCGGAGGGAAAATACACATACGTCAGCCCTGTGATCGAAAAACTGCTCGGGTATAAACCGGCTGAGCTTACGGGAAATCACTACCTTAATTTTTTCGAGGGGGATACCAATTCCGGATTTAAAAAGACTGTCGAAAAGAATTTCCAAACACAAACTCCCTTCAGGTCTTTTGTAGCTCGGCATCTCAGCAAGAAAGGGCATATCGTCTATCTTGAATTCAGCGGCGTCCCGGTGACGGATAAGCAAGGCGCATTCCTCGGCTACAGAGGCTCTGCCCGTGACGTTACCAAGATCAAAAATGCCGTGAAGGAGATGCGAAAAGCCCGTGATTCCGCGGAAGAGGCAAACAGGTTTAAATCGGAATTCCTTGCAAATATCAGCCATGAGC from Nitrospinota bacterium encodes the following:
- a CDS encoding PilZ domain-containing protein; this translates as MAITKNSASLMEFVAHCLHNAESVKIELDENLYSGTVERWKIGQFIVFKTSNIDNSLVGIPAGFSGLKLKVIGKSGAVRNFTTKILKKKLPLIMLSFPASEIEKVDREFERVYVQLDTPVILTKRIGDILPDETTHVGTITNISKGGCAISTQLGLHKGDKINFFMEVSSTSGKKSLDLLGIVRGVQKYDNGTASYGIEYQKLNRETKNEIDTFMDRRLGMLSQNIISSEEAGVLEKLKALHQKELEQMIEPEFHIRK
- a CDS encoding CHASE domain-containing protein; its protein translation is MGRKTRRYSLPVLVGSLLITFAISLFTRHHIITEAADKYDAEVKESLSSIEERLNIYMEVIRGARALYDADNSVSRGEWNRYYNSIEISKRYPGIRAIQLSRFIRHADKEKFIQRVKSDRSVKAEGYPDFKIEPAGEREYYVVVDYNEPFEQNALAHGFDAAYGQERKPVIEAARDTGAMTLTGKLDLLYGIPGLVMHFPIYKNELPRNSVSERREALEGFVSGVFNISDLMKGMLGNRLERKIHFQLFDLGPANANKEQPGESGKILLYSNGEEAGYQNSSDFEKLVFTNTMEIGGRTWQSVFQPKEDLSPNFYTNSALLVLIGGVFISMLLYMFVESLEKKGVAEALSVLSEKRFYDIVENSNEMIWELDAEGKYTYVSPVIEKLLGYKPAELTGNHYLNFFEGDTNSGFKKTVEKNFQTQTPFRSFVARHLSKKGHIVYLEFSGVPVTDKQGAFLGYRGSARDVTKIKNAVKEMRKARDSAEEANRFKSEFLANISHELNTPLNSIIGFSNLLSKTELDERQRKFSDMIKGSSAKLLSLINEILELSNSEFGESYISESEFNLMDLIDSNIAGVEKELLNKKIQMEISIGENTPTLLKGDAGKLSRIIKMILSNAVKFTETGRIVFMAELHEKNGKSAKYHFAIKDSGIGIPEDKKDAIFQAFKQVDGSITRKFGGIGIGLATSKRLIEIMGGEIWFESQEGIGSTFHFICPLSIISS